A genome region from Hevea brasiliensis isolate MT/VB/25A 57/8 chromosome 9, ASM3005281v1, whole genome shotgun sequence includes the following:
- the LOC110632036 gene encoding UDP-glycosyltransferase 74B1 has product MNRKSHRKEMRGTEFKGHVLLLPYPSQGHINPLLQFAKRLASKGLKATLATTHYTVKSICAPNVTAEPISDGFDEAGYAQAKDVELYLKSFKANGSRTLSLLIQKFQNSSVPVNCIVYDSFLPWALDVARQHGIYGAPFFTNSATVCSIFCRIHYGLLTLPLELEDNKPLLLPGLPPLYYSDLPTFLRLPESYPAYLAMKLSQFSNLHMADWIFANTFEELESKEAGGISKLWPAKLIGPMVPSSYLDGRIEGDKGYGANLWNPLGEECLRWLETKAPQSVVYVSLGSMVSLTVEQMEELAWGLRESNLNFLLVVRESEMNQLPTGFVDSTNDKGLIVTWCNQLEMLAHKTIGCFVTHCGWNSTLEALSLGVPMVCIPQWTDQVPNAKFVEDVWKVGIRAKEDEKGVVRKEEVVRCLKEVMEGNKSYEIKKNARKWSQEARKTVGEGGSSDKHINDFVQHLELANKKEEAKVLNGYR; this is encoded by the exons TTAGCCTCCAAAGGTCTCAAGGCTACATTAGCAACTACCCATTACACTGTCAAGTCCATCTGTGCCCCAAATGTCACCGCTGAACCCATTTCCGATGGCTTTGACGAAGCTGGCTATGCTCAGGCCAAGGACGTTGAGTTGTACCTCAAGTCCTTCAAGGCCAATGGCTCCAGAACTTTGTCTCTGCTCATCCAAAAATTCCAGAATTCTAGTGTTCCTGTCAATTGTATTGTGTATGATTCTTTTCTGCCATGGGCTCTTGATGTGGCCAGGCAACATGGCATTTATGGAGCTCCATTTTTTACTAATTCAGCTACTGTGTGTAGCATTTTCTGTCGCATACATTATGGGCTACTTACCCTGCCCCTGGAGTTGGAGGATAATAAACCTTTGTTATTACCTGGCCTGCCTCCATTATACTATTCTGACTTGCCAACTTTTCTCAGGTTGCCAGAGAGCTACCCAGCTTATTTGGCTATGAAATTGAGTCAGTTTTCTAACTTGCACATGGCTGACTGGATTTTTGCAAACACCTTCGAAGAGTTAGAAAGCAAG GAGGCAGGAGGCATATCAAAGCTTTGGCCGGCGAAGTTGATCGGTCCGATGGTTCCATCTTCCTACTTGGATGGCCGGATTGAAGGAGACAAAGGATATGGAGCAAATCTATGGAATCCACTTGGGGAAGAGTGTTTGAGATGGCTAGAAACAAAGGCACCTCAATCAGTGGTGTACGTATCTTTAGGAAGCATGGTTTCCTTAACAGTAGAACAGATGGAAGAACTTGCATGGGGCTTGAGAGAAAGCAACTTAAACTTCTTGTTAGTTGTGAGAGAATCTGAAATGAATCAACTTCCAACTGGGTTCGTAGACTCAACAAATGACAAGGGTCTAATAGTGACATGGTGCAACCAGCTTGAAATGCTGGCACACAAAACCATAGGCTGTTTCGTGACACACTGTGGGTGGAATTCGACCCTTGAAGCTCTGAGCCTTGGTGTACCAATGGTGTGCATACCACAATGGACTGACCAAGTTCCTAATGCCAAGTTTGTGGAAGATGTCTGGAAGGTGGGGATTAGAGCAAAGGAGGATGAGAAAGGAGTTGTGAGGAAAGAAGAAGTGGTTAGATGTTTGAAGGAAGTAATGGAAGGAAACAAAAGCTATGAGATCAAGAAGAATGCGAGAAAATGGAGTCAGGAGGCCAGAAAAACAGTTGGTGAAGGAGGCAGCTCTGATAAGCATATCAATGATTTTGTCCAGCATTTGGAACTTGCTAATAAGAAAGAAGAGGCAAAGGTTTTGAATGGCTATCGTTAG